The following are from one region of the Harpia harpyja isolate bHarHar1 chromosome 4, bHarHar1 primary haplotype, whole genome shotgun sequence genome:
- the LACC1 gene encoding purine nucleoside phosphorylase LACC1 isoform X2: MGKTEPDSYDGIVTNQKGVTIAAPGADCIPVLFADPVRKACGAAHSGWKGTLLGVSMATVNAMVSEYGCNVKDILVVLGPSVGPCCYKLPHESAKEFHRIDPKCVRLFDSPSPYIDIRRATRVLLESGGILPENIQDDSVTDQNQNITFCTACHPEKFYSHFRDGTNFGTQIGFISIKD; this comes from the exons ATGGGAAAGACAGAGCCTGACAGTTATGATGGAATAGTTACGAATCAGAAAGGTGTTACGATAGCAGCTCCAGGTGCTGATTGCATACCAGTGCTGTTTGCTGATCCTGTCAGAAAAGCCTGCGGTGCTGCTCATTCTG GATGGAAAGGCACATTGTTAGGGGTTTCGATGGCCACAGTAAATGCTATGGTATCTGAATATGGCTGTAACGTGAAAGATATCCTTGTGGTGCTGGGCCCGTCTGTAGGACCTTGCTGCTATAAACTTCCTCACGAATCAGCTAAAGAATTTCACAGAATTGATCCAAAGTGCGTGAGACTATTTGACTCTCCAAGTCCTTATATTGATATTAGAAGAGCAACACG tgttcTTCTGGAGAGTGGTGGGATTCTTCCCGAGAACATCCAAGATGATTCTGTCACAGACCAGAACCAAAATATCACTTTCTGTACTGCATGCCACCCTGAAAAATTTTACTCTCACTTTCGTGATGGCACTAACTTTGGGACACAGATTGGCTTCATATCAATCAAAGACTGA
- the LACC1 gene encoding purine nucleoside phosphorylase LACC1 isoform X1, translating to MVEAVLIDLFSLPANLQSNIQGLLHSTLETIEKCSSIPAPFVYVMCSQGQGSKRNGEQESLLPALRDFQSLKKRLEVVHALTTAAALYAIKQRLDEKDLSIIKIILPTIRKDLMKVYVDHLFTAVYQFEFEDLQVASDCKNLQIAEPQSEWQTLPTQDVVLIQSEIQMCLESLPSLKGELTILRSSLIPDDIFLHGFTTRTGGISYIPTLSSCNLFSSSKRRDPQVVVKENLRRLANAAGFNPETFHRVKIDHANAVCIMGKTEPDSYDGIVTNQKGVTIAAPGADCIPVLFADPVRKACGAAHSGWKGTLLGVSMATVNAMVSEYGCNVKDILVVLGPSVGPCCYKLPHESAKEFHRIDPKCVRLFDSPSPYIDIRRATRVLLESGGILPENIQDDSVTDQNQNITFCTACHPEKFYSHFRDGTNFGTQIGFISIKD from the exons ATGGTAGAAGCAGTACTGATAGATCTGTTCAGCCTGCCAGCCAACTTGCAGAGCAACATCCAAGGATTACTGCATAGCACGCTAGAAACTATTGAGAAATGCTCTTCCATCCCTGCTCCATTTGTTTATGTCATGTGTTCCCAGGGGCAGGGGAGCAAAAGGAACGGTGAACAAGAGTCCTTGCTTCCAGCTCTGAGAGATTTTCAGAGTCTGAAGAAAAGACTGGAGGTGGTACATGCTCTGActacagctgctgctttgtaCGCCATCAAACAAAGACTGGATGAAAAAGACCTAAGCATCATTAAAATTATTCTCCCTACCATAAGAAAAGACTTAATGAAAGTGTATGTAGACCATCTCTTTACAGCAGTCTACCAGTTTGAATTTGAGGATTTACAGGTGGCATCTGATTGTAAAAACCTACAGATAGCTGAACCTCAGAGTGAATGGCAAACGCTTCCTACGCAGGATGTGGTGCTCATCCAAAGTGAGATTCAGATGTGCTTGGAAAGCCTGCCGAGCCTGAAAGGGGAGCTCACCATCCTCAGATCTTCCCTGATCCCAG ATGATATCTTCCTGCATGGCTTCACCACAAGGACAGGTGGCATCTCCTACATACCAACTCTAAGCTCCTGCAATCTCTTCAGCAGTTCCAAGCGGAGGGACCCACAAGTTGTTGTTAAAGAGAATCTCCGCCGGCTAGCTAATGCTGCAGGATTTAACCCAGAGACTTTTCACAGAGTCAAG ATCGATCACGCTAATGCTGTGTGTATTATGGGAAAGACAGAGCCTGACAGTTATGATGGAATAGTTACGAATCAGAAAGGTGTTACGATAGCAGCTCCAGGTGCTGATTGCATACCAGTGCTGTTTGCTGATCCTGTCAGAAAAGCCTGCGGTGCTGCTCATTCTG GATGGAAAGGCACATTGTTAGGGGTTTCGATGGCCACAGTAAATGCTATGGTATCTGAATATGGCTGTAACGTGAAAGATATCCTTGTGGTGCTGGGCCCGTCTGTAGGACCTTGCTGCTATAAACTTCCTCACGAATCAGCTAAAGAATTTCACAGAATTGATCCAAAGTGCGTGAGACTATTTGACTCTCCAAGTCCTTATATTGATATTAGAAGAGCAACACG tgttcTTCTGGAGAGTGGTGGGATTCTTCCCGAGAACATCCAAGATGATTCTGTCACAGACCAGAACCAAAATATCACTTTCTGTACTGCATGCCACCCTGAAAAATTTTACTCTCACTTTCGTGATGGCACTAACTTTGGGACACAGATTGGCTTCATATCAATCAAAGACTGA